A region from the Lentisphaera profundi genome encodes:
- a CDS encoding Na+/H+ antiporter NhaC family protein, protein MKKKTMFEAILIVFFLLLALGVSKYSKPDIAIQEIKLQYETNEEGQAYYVYKKKQVLLEDSVLWAESPFTQDIARDQLPEEQFVKKIDGDKISFFQFKTAKHFNFFSLLPALAAIVLCFFTREPIISLTTGAACGAIMIGAYHFPEYTVEMLGQKSPAKTLVLYLWLLGGLLGIWQRTGASLAFANFMTEKFVKGPRSAKLVAWGLGVVFFQGGTISSVLVGTSVKPVADKENISHEELSYIVDSTSSPIASQLAFNAWPGYVQAFIYVPGVAFLATELDRIDFFFKSVPFCFYAIFAVFGTFMLSVEKPWFIGKRLKAAMKRSRETGELDAPDSEPLGVDEFQSVGMPTDYTPHVSEFLLPLFTLLGVAIGTYVVYDSPDILLAFGLAFALSIIMAVLKGMEIQETVKAAIGGMKGVLGGSIVLLMAFVTGEVSKGAGAGTYLVEIMGGDISYMVLPFILFIISIIIAFSTGSSWGTYAVVFPLAMPLAWSIANSGAIPAESAMFFMTICFACVMDGSVFGDQCSPVSDTTVLSSMSTGCDLMDHVKSQAPQALFAAGLACVTWFICLAFFI, encoded by the coding sequence ATGAAGAAAAAAACAATGTTCGAGGCGATTCTAATCGTATTTTTTCTCCTTCTTGCCTTAGGCGTGAGCAAGTATTCGAAACCTGATATAGCGATTCAGGAAATTAAACTCCAGTATGAAACGAATGAAGAGGGGCAAGCGTATTACGTTTACAAGAAAAAGCAGGTCCTTTTAGAAGACTCAGTTTTGTGGGCCGAGAGTCCCTTTACTCAAGATATTGCACGCGATCAATTGCCTGAAGAGCAATTTGTGAAAAAAATTGATGGCGATAAAATTTCATTTTTTCAGTTTAAAACAGCTAAACACTTTAATTTCTTTAGTTTGTTGCCTGCCTTAGCAGCAATCGTCTTATGCTTCTTTACCCGTGAACCCATCATTTCATTAACAACGGGAGCTGCTTGTGGTGCCATTATGATTGGAGCCTACCATTTTCCTGAGTACACAGTGGAGATGTTGGGACAAAAAAGTCCAGCAAAAACCCTCGTTCTTTACTTGTGGTTATTAGGGGGTTTACTGGGGATTTGGCAGCGTACAGGTGCCTCCCTCGCATTTGCCAATTTCATGACAGAAAAATTTGTTAAGGGCCCGCGATCAGCTAAGCTAGTCGCTTGGGGTTTAGGGGTTGTTTTCTTTCAGGGTGGAACCATTTCTTCCGTATTAGTGGGGACTTCCGTAAAGCCGGTAGCGGATAAAGAAAATATTTCCCACGAAGAACTTTCTTATATCGTTGATTCGACGTCTTCGCCTATTGCATCTCAGTTAGCATTTAATGCTTGGCCAGGCTATGTACAAGCCTTTATCTATGTTCCTGGAGTCGCTTTTTTAGCCACTGAGTTAGACCGTATCGATTTCTTTTTCAAATCAGTTCCCTTTTGTTTTTATGCCATTTTTGCTGTATTCGGAACTTTTATGCTCAGTGTAGAGAAGCCCTGGTTTATTGGTAAACGCTTGAAAGCAGCAATGAAACGCTCGCGAGAGACAGGTGAACTCGATGCGCCCGATTCAGAGCCCTTGGGTGTAGATGAATTTCAAAGTGTAGGCATGCCCACTGATTACACCCCGCATGTGAGTGAGTTCCTCTTACCCTTATTTACTTTATTGGGAGTGGCAATTGGGACTTATGTTGTTTATGACTCTCCAGATATTTTGTTGGCCTTTGGTTTAGCTTTTGCCCTATCGATAATTATGGCTGTTTTGAAAGGCATGGAAATTCAGGAAACCGTTAAAGCCGCAATTGGAGGGATGAAGGGAGTACTTGGTGGCTCCATTGTCTTATTAATGGCTTTTGTTACGGGTGAAGTAAGTAAAGGAGCAGGTGCAGGAACTTATTTAGTTGAAATTATGGGTGGAGATATTTCCTATATGGTCTTGCCCTTCATTCTTTTTATTATTTCAATTATCATTGCTTTTTCAACGGGTTCGAGTTGGGGGACTTATGCGGTCGTCTTTCCATTGGCAATGCCGCTAGCGTGGTCGATTGCCAATAGTGGAGCGATCCCTGCGGAGTCCGCAATGTTCTTTATGACGATTTGCTTTGCCTGTGTCATGGATGGCTCTGTCTTTGGTGATCAGTGCTCCCCGGTTTCCGATACCACAGTTTTGAGCTCGATGAGTACGGGCTGTGATTTAATGGATCACGTGAAAAGTCAGGCTCCCCAAGCTTTATTTGCCGCAGGGCTAGCTTGCGTAACTTGGTTTATTTGTTTGGCATTTTTCATCTAA